A genomic region of Raphanus sativus cultivar WK10039 chromosome 6, ASM80110v3, whole genome shotgun sequence contains the following coding sequences:
- the LOC108809927 gene encoding putative F-box/FBD/LRR-repeat protein At1g22000, translating into MENRICDLPDDLILEIMNFIPTKDAVATTILSKRWRLIWTMLPTLEYKDSGSGIIGWFVEKSLQLHKAPKLERLTIELGPHSHVDVDVEKCLENAVNRGVHELDLNLLWNAEITSFPKSLHTCDTLVDLVLSNKILVDVPSQVDLPSLLYLSLIDVVYKDEDSLAGLLSSSSVLHWLMVQRRKDDNLTNFTVKVSSLKTLYYKSAWPMDEPVEEGDDDDDDLIGSLVIDTPALDDISLITVCEDCCLIDNMSCLDEANISHVIYPDDKFLKSLSSVKHLHLCLTNPMVGSSNDVKFSRLIEFYFLTKTVDWLEPLMFFLQNSAQLKFLTIHTEHESPSPPWNQPSSIPGCLSSHLEIFVWNNYEGRDDEKQLLSYILANSECLKRAEINLIATCNLEERQKEIQSMPRISTSSRLLFPTQMKNLWFNGYC; encoded by the exons ATGGAAAATCGGATCTGTGATTTGCCTGACGATTTGATTCTTGAGATCATGAACTTCATCCCCACAAAAGATGCAGTAGCGACCACAATCTTGTCTAAGCGATGGCGTTTGATATGGACTATGCTTCCTACACTCGAATACAAAGACAGCGGCAGCGGGATCATTGGGTGGTTTGTTGAGAAGTCTTTGCAACTCCATAAGGCACCAAAACTAGAGAGGCTGACTATCGAACTCGGTCCACATTCTCATGTTGACGTAGATGTGGAAAAGTGTCTTGAGAATGCAGTTAATCGAGGTGTGCACGAGTTAGATCTCAATCTCCTTTGGAACGCAGAGATcacaagctttccaaagagcCTCCACACATGCGACACTCTCGTTGATTTAGTTCTATCTAACAAGATTCTAGTGGATGTTCCTTCCCAGGTTGACCTACCATCTCTCTTATATCTTTCTCTTATCGACGTGGTGTACAAAGACGAAGACTCTCTTGCTGGACTTTTATCAAGTTCCTCTGTTCTACACTGGCTGATGGTGCAACGACGTAAGGATGACAACTTGACAAACTTTACCGTGAAAGTGTCTTCcttaaaaacattatattataaaagtgctTGGCCCATGGATGAGCCCGTAGAGGAAGgggacgatgatgatgatgatctcatTGGGTCGTTGGTAATAGATACCCCTGCACTAGATGATATAAGCTTAATTACCGTTTGCGAAGACTGCTGCTTGATAGATAACATGTCTTGTCTTGATGAGGCAAACATAAGCCATGTTATTTACCCCGATGACAAGTTTCTGAAATCTCTTTCTTCTGTCAAACATCTGCACTTGTGTTTGACCAATCCGATG GTTGGTAGCAGTAACGACGTTAAATTCTCTCGGCTCATAGAGTTTTACTTCTTGACAAAAACAGTAGATTGGTTGGAACCACTTATGTTTTTCCTTCAAAATTCTGCTCAATTGAAATTTCTTACAATCCACACG gAACATGAGAGTCCATCACCTCCCTGGAACCAGCCGAGTTCTATTCCGGGATGCTTGTCATCTCATCTAGAGATCTTTGTGTGGAACAACTATGAAGGAAGAGATGATGAGAAACAACTATTGTCATACATTCTTGCTAACTCAGAGTGTTTAAAGAGAGCGGAGATAAATCTCATAGCAACCTGCAATCTTGAAGAGAGACAAAAGGAGATACAATCTATGCCTAGGATTTCAACATCATCTCGGCTTCTATTCCCCACTCAAATGAAAAATCTGTGGTTTAACGGATACTGTTAA
- the LOC108808333 gene encoding uncharacterized protein LOC108808333 has product MARARATVEGRFFPLSYGDSESSNGNEDNIRRRTFPAAKGFVLEIFQNLVKDMARSLDTHEIYPKSSKNIEVYLEFLYTPPPKPRFLPSSDYRPHTLRIVFLFLMDGDLSKVMQAMSLEEDVPIDIPNDDDFSAIARNGRSLIRRLLNRDCQNMARMLRTMPRIWKVYERARGIALTRETFQFIFELETDIQMVMKQRFWTFDDWGMAMDRWVEFPPPNFLQKAEVWIRLSKIPVNYFTLKTIDIVAGVIGFVKDIEYDPEKSQLQEYVRVLVVMDLNLPVRDKKSLNLPKGGGTVWIVEYERMKKKCYHCFRLTHEKQRCPLLRKQRGKAVDVGNQTESNPSGPGPRMHHKNLSATLMPMLDPSMQLYMNCTDPEERRIREFKMKTNKDVGEIHKTPNDEEDRVQELVETSTPSPQQFDEASATRRMITTQKQLSEAVVKESITTPLIMPTPTLDVDNQYGKHQNLPTGTMGAFSMGLNPTTSSSSSARAKTAARKPSSWKRQATSAGSKKRKEQGDDTKRSHEDSIMKRKENEDGEVSSQISKHSGGLMVHQKPSSPQ; this is encoded by the exons ATGGCGAGAGCGAGAGCGACCGTGGAAGGGCGATTTTTTCCTCTTTCTTATGGCGATTCAGAATCGTCCAATGGGAATGAAGATAACATTCGGAGGAGAACTTTTCCTGCTGCCAAAGGATTTGTtcttgaaattttccaaaatcttgTTAAAGATATGGCCAGATCTTTAGATACTCACGAGATTTaccctaaatcttcaaagaaTATTGAAGTTTATCTAGAGTTCTTATATACGCCGCCTCCTAAACCCCGTTTCCTACCAAGCTCTGACTATCGTCCCCACACTTTGCGAATTGTTTTCCTCTTCCTAATGGACGGTGATCTATCGAAAGTTATGCAAGCAATGTCACTCGAGGAAGATGTTCCTATTGACATACCAAACGATGATGACTTCAGTGCTATTGCGAGAAACGGAAGATCACTGATCAGACGTCTTCTCAATCGAGACTGCCAGAACATGGCTAGAATGCTGCGAACCATGCCCCGAATCTGGAAAGTGTATGAGAGGGCCAGAGGGATAGCTCTCACGAGGGAAACCTTTCAGTTCATCTTCGAGCTTGAGACTGATATTCAGATGGTGATGAAGCAGAGGTTCTGGACTTTTGATGATTGGGGTATGGCCATGGATAGATGGGTTGAATTCCCGCCTCCAAACTTCCTTCAAAAAGCGGAGGTATGGATCAGACTAAGCAAAATCCCAGTGAACTATTTCACGCTGAAAACGATCGACATAGTGGCTGGGGTTATCGGTTTTGTCAAGGACATAGAGTATGATCCTGAGAAATCACAGCTACAAGAGTATGTCAGGGTCCTGGTGGTCATGGACCTAAATCTCCCAGTACGTGATAAGAAGTCTTTGAACTTACCTAAAGGAGGAGGCACTGTTTGGATTGTGGAATATGAGAGAATGAAGAAAAAGTGTTATCATTGTTTCAGGTTGACGCATGAGAAACAAAGATGTCCCTTGTTAAGAAAACAGAGAGGCAAAGCGGTGGATGTTGGAAATCAAACCGAGTCAAACCCATCGGGTCCAGGTCCTAGAATGCATCACAAGAACCTATCGGCTACACTGATGCCCATGCTGGATCCTTCT ATGCAACTCTACATGAACTGCACTGATCCGGAGGAGAGGAGAATAAGAGAGTTCAAGATGAAAACG AACAAAGATGTGGGGGAAATCCACAAGACTCCAAACGACGAGGAAGACAGAGTGCAAGAGCTTGTAGAAACCTCAACACCAAGTCCTCAGCAGTTTGATGAGGCAAGTGCTACTCGGAGGATGATTACAACGCAAAAGCAGTTGAGTGAGGCAGTAGTTAAGGAAAGCATTACAACCCCACTGATAATGCCCACCCCAACTCTGGATGTTGATAATCAATATGGCAAGCATCAAAACTTGCCAACGGGAACGATGGGAGCTTTCTCGATGGGACTAAACCCCAccacatcatcttcttccagTGCTCGTGCAAAGACAGCAGCTCGGAAACCATCTTCATGGAAGAGACAAGCTACGTCGGCAGGCTCCAAAAAACGCAAAGAGCAAGGAGACGATACTAAGAGAAGTCATGAGGACAGCATAATGAAACGGAAAGAAAACGAGGATGGAGAAGTCTCGTCACAAATCTCTAAACACTCTGGCGGTTTGATGGTTCACCAGAAACCATCCAGTCCTCAATGA